The Ignavibacteriales bacterium genome includes a window with the following:
- a CDS encoding ABC transporter ATP-binding protein codes for MADAIILDHVGKIFGAGREERVVAVDHLSLKIERGEIFSLVGPDGAGKTTTIRMMCGVLAPTEGTISLLGFDIRTQKDEIKKRIGYLSQRFSLYQDLTIDENIDFFAEIHKVREYKERKEELLQFTRLTAFRDRLAGQLSGGMKQKLALSCTLIHTPEIIFLDEPTTGVDPVSRRDFWKILSSLLKSGITIVVSTPYLDEAERSTRVALMNQGKLLNCDTPEAVKSSFHSEVVELVCDNVRVASDILLRSFSRKDIQLFGDRLHVLVQDAKKKEKEILKTLKKEHIEVRSYRIVPASLEDVFIASLHT; via the coding sequence ATGGCTGATGCCATTATCCTCGATCATGTTGGAAAGATCTTTGGTGCAGGACGTGAAGAACGCGTCGTCGCCGTTGATCATCTCTCACTCAAAATTGAACGGGGGGAAATCTTCAGTTTGGTTGGACCTGATGGTGCAGGGAAGACGACAACAATCCGGATGATGTGCGGTGTGCTTGCGCCAACAGAGGGAACAATTTCGCTGCTAGGATTTGATATCAGAACGCAAAAGGATGAAATTAAAAAACGCATTGGATATCTTTCGCAACGCTTCAGTTTGTATCAGGATTTAACCATTGATGAAAACATCGACTTCTTCGCTGAAATTCATAAAGTAAGAGAGTATAAAGAGAGAAAAGAAGAACTTCTGCAATTCACACGGCTCACCGCGTTCCGGGACCGTCTTGCAGGTCAGCTTTCCGGCGGAATGAAGCAAAAACTTGCGCTCTCATGTACACTGATACACACACCAGAAATTATTTTCTTAGATGAACCAACCACAGGCGTTGATCCGGTTTCGCGTCGCGATTTTTGGAAAATTCTGTCAAGTCTTCTTAAGTCAGGGATTACGATAGTTGTGAGTACGCCGTATCTTGATGAAGCGGAGCGAAGCACACGCGTAGCGTTGATGAATCAAGGCAAGCTTTTAAATTGCGATACACCTGAGGCTGTGAAGTCATCATTCCATTCCGAAGTAGTTGAATTAGTATGTGATAATGTTCGGGTTGCTTCCGATATATTACTGCGATCTTTTTCACGAAAAGATATCCAGTTGTTTGGCGATCGTTTGCACGTTCTGGTTCAAGACGCGAAAAAGAAAGAAAAAGAAATTCTTAAAACATTGAAGAAGGAACATATTGAAGTGCGCAGTTATCGAATTGTTCCGGCATCGTTGGAAGATGTTTTTATTGCAAGTTTACATACTTGA
- a CDS encoding Xaa-Pro peptidase family protein: protein MIPSKDYSELIREIQHALQAERIDGWLLYNFRDSNIFATRLLALPKHIMFTRRYFYYIPAHGAPKKLVHRIEEWNLDALPGGKSIYLSWRSLEGGLKELLSGAKQIAMEYSPRCAIPYVSTVDAGTVELVRGTGVEIVSSANLIQYFEARWDDEQLKDNMESAAHLYQIVEETFGFIRKNIKSNTAMTEYDVQQFMSSEFKKRGLVTSSDPNCSVNANSANPHYEPTKEIHSPLHKGDYVLLDLWAKKDKQRSVYADITWMGFLGDTVPDEFEKIFQIVKGGRNAALDFVRSSLKAGTIIHGYEVDDAARNYITQHGYGEYFVHRTGHSIGEEVHGNGANMDNLETRDERTIIPQTSFSLEPGIYLRDKYGIRSEIDVYISKDLEVIVTGLSMQEKVVPILQ, encoded by the coding sequence ATGATACCATCGAAGGATTATTCCGAGTTGATTCGCGAAATTCAACACGCTTTGCAGGCAGAACGTATAGACGGCTGGCTTCTTTACAATTTTCGCGATTCCAATATATTTGCGACTCGCCTTCTTGCGCTTCCCAAACATATTATGTTCACGCGAAGGTATTTCTATTATATTCCAGCGCACGGTGCACCTAAAAAATTAGTTCATCGGATAGAAGAATGGAATCTGGATGCGCTCCCCGGCGGTAAGAGCATCTATCTCAGCTGGCGTTCGCTGGAAGGAGGACTGAAGGAACTTCTTTCAGGTGCGAAACAAATTGCGATGGAATATTCACCTCGATGCGCGATTCCGTACGTCTCAACTGTTGATGCAGGTACTGTTGAACTTGTCCGAGGTACGGGAGTTGAGATTGTATCCTCGGCGAATCTTATCCAGTACTTTGAAGCCCGGTGGGACGATGAGCAATTGAAGGACAACATGGAGAGTGCAGCGCATCTATATCAGATCGTTGAAGAAACATTTGGATTTATTCGTAAGAATATAAAATCGAATACTGCGATGACAGAATATGATGTTCAGCAGTTTATGTCATCGGAGTTCAAGAAACGCGGGTTAGTAACATCGAGCGATCCGAATTGTTCTGTGAATGCAAATAGCGCAAATCCGCATTACGAACCGACGAAGGAAATTCATTCTCCATTACATAAAGGCGATTATGTGCTATTGGATCTCTGGGCGAAGAAAGATAAGCAGCGGTCGGTGTACGCGGATATCACGTGGATGGGATTTCTTGGAGATACAGTTCCAGATGAATTTGAAAAGATATTCCAAATCGTGAAGGGCGGACGTAATGCAGCGTTGGATTTCGTTCGTTCATCTCTAAAAGCAGGAACGATTATTCATGGGTATGAAGTAGACGATGCTGCGCGCAATTATATCACACAGCATGGGTATGGCGAATATTTTGTACATCGCACAGGACATTCCATAGGAGAGGAAGTGCATGGCAATGGTGCCAACATGGACAATCTTGAAACTCGCGATGAACGCACCATTATCCCTCAGACGTCATTCTCTCTTGAACCTGGAATTTATCTGCGCGACAAGTATGGTATCCGTAGTGAGATTGATGTCTATATCTCGAAAGATCTGGAAGTGATTGTTACCGGCTTATCGATGCAGGAAAAAGTAGTTCCAATTTTACAATAA
- a CDS encoding KamA family radical SAM protein has product MELWQEMLRQSVDSAKDLVERFGFDKEAAEKLDKFFHIRINPYYLSLIRYPNDPIWRQCIPDAIELQDEKAPEDPLNEDADSPVPSITHRYPDRALFLITSQCSMYCRFCTRKRKVSDSTKINAKYIQWGLDYIGAHPEIRDVIISGGDPLMVTDYALERVLAGLREIPHVEIIRLGTKMPCVLPQRITPKLCKMLKKYHPLYVNTHFNHPWECTPEAERACNMLADVGIPVGNQSVLMKGVNDDPDVMLELHRKLLKMRVRPYYIYQADLTKGTNHFRTPVRVGLEIMDKLRGHTSGLAIPYYVIDAPGGGGKIPLLPQYVLGRNGKDIILRNYKYEIYTYPDVEEAPIEQHPVEHKYLRKRQNGRRKPVTVAEAPTGTEEQVPVGQVGK; this is encoded by the coding sequence ATGGAACTTTGGCAAGAAATGCTGAGACAAAGCGTTGACAGCGCAAAAGATTTAGTTGAACGCTTTGGATTTGATAAAGAGGCAGCGGAGAAACTCGATAAATTCTTTCATATACGAATCAATCCGTACTACCTGAGTTTGATTCGTTATCCGAACGATCCTATCTGGCGGCAATGTATCCCAGATGCAATCGAGCTTCAGGACGAGAAAGCTCCTGAAGATCCGCTGAATGAAGATGCCGATAGTCCGGTTCCGAGTATTACGCATCGATATCCTGATAGAGCATTATTTCTTATCACCAGCCAGTGTTCTATGTACTGTCGATTCTGCACACGTAAAAGAAAAGTGAGCGATTCGACGAAGATCAACGCAAAATATATTCAGTGGGGATTGGATTATATTGGCGCTCATCCAGAGATACGGGACGTGATTATCTCTGGCGGCGATCCATTGATGGTGACAGACTATGCGTTAGAACGAGTGCTGGCGGGTTTGCGGGAAATTCCCCATGTCGAGATTATCCGCCTTGGCACAAAAATGCCGTGTGTACTGCCGCAGCGCATTACTCCAAAACTGTGCAAAATGTTAAAGAAGTATCATCCGCTGTATGTTAATACGCATTTTAATCATCCTTGGGAATGCACACCGGAGGCTGAACGTGCATGCAATATGCTGGCTGATGTTGGAATCCCTGTCGGCAATCAATCTGTGCTGATGAAAGGCGTAAATGACGATCCAGACGTCATGTTGGAATTGCACCGCAAACTGCTCAAAATGCGCGTACGTCCATATTATATTTACCAAGCCGATCTGACAAAAGGCACGAATCACTTCAGAACACCTGTGCGTGTCGGTCTAGAGATTATGGATAAACTGCGCGGCCACACCTCGGGTCTTGCGATTCCATATTATGTTATTGATGCACCGGGCGGCGGTGGTAAAATACCCCTGCTTCCACAATACGTGCTGGGAAGAAATGGGAAGGATATTATTCTCCGTAATTATAAATATGAAATCTATACATATCCGGATGTGGAAGAAGCACCGATTGAACAGCATCCGGTGGAACATAAGTACTTGAGGAAACGTCAGAATGGAAGACGAAAACCCGTGACAGTTGCCGAAGCACCTACAGGGACGGAGGAACAAGTTCCAGTGGGACAAGTTGGAAAGTGA
- a CDS encoding TetR/AcrR family transcriptional regulator, giving the protein MIENSDETRIMEAATDRFMDAGLYKVTMDEIASDLRMSKKTVYKFFPSKEVLLKAIVHSMMKKVEGEVQGIIASDKPLEEKLTTLITFVGKVMRRFSRPFMTDIQRFAPMLWKEIELFRRERVLSKLQQMFRQAKKEGAFREDLDPDLFFLVLNSTIQGIMNPQVLSQQPFSAEEAFKGIFRILYEGALTDEARKRFQLNNISLSSNESPRNV; this is encoded by the coding sequence ATGATAGAGAACAGTGATGAAACAAGAATTATGGAGGCAGCTACCGACAGATTCATGGACGCAGGTCTCTATAAAGTCACGATGGATGAAATTGCATCCGACCTTCGAATGAGCAAAAAAACTGTGTACAAGTTCTTTCCCAGCAAAGAAGTTCTGTTGAAAGCTATTGTTCATTCGATGATGAAGAAGGTTGAGGGGGAAGTACAGGGAATCATTGCATCCGATAAACCTCTTGAAGAAAAACTCACGACACTTATAACGTTTGTAGGGAAGGTGATGCGGAGGTTCTCCCGTCCATTCATGACAGATATTCAACGGTTTGCACCAATGCTGTGGAAAGAGATTGAACTATTCCGTCGCGAACGAGTATTGAGTAAACTACAACAGATGTTTAGACAGGCAAAGAAGGAGGGGGCCTTTCGTGAAGATTTGGATCCGGATCTTTTTTTTCTCGTTTTAAATTCGACAATTCAAGGCATCATGAATCCGCAGGTACTCTCTCAACAGCCATTTTCTGCAGAGGAAGCTTTCAAGGGAATTTTTAGAATTCTTTATGAGGGTGCTCTCACAGATGAGGCACGTAAAAGATTTCAATTGAATAATATTAGTCTATCATCAAATGAATCACCGAGGAACGTATGA
- a CDS encoding GNAT family N-acetyltransferase, with protein sequence MPIRKFEKEDIKPLAEIVRATGVFREEEVTVAVELMDIAANDKEQNDYFLFSYVDEIGTIQGYYCAGPTPMTQRTYDLYWIAVHPSMHKKRIGHELLEHCEEHVKTMGGKLLVVETSSQPKYEPTRRFYLRHQYKEAARIKDYYAQDDDLVIYSKYF encoded by the coding sequence ATGCCGATTCGAAAGTTTGAAAAAGAAGATATCAAACCACTCGCAGAAATTGTGCGGGCAACCGGTGTGTTTCGTGAAGAAGAAGTTACTGTCGCAGTGGAACTGATGGATATTGCTGCAAACGACAAAGAGCAAAATGATTATTTTCTTTTTTCCTATGTGGATGAAATCGGTACAATCCAGGGATATTATTGCGCAGGGCCTACACCGATGACGCAAAGAACGTATGACTTGTATTGGATCGCCGTACATCCAAGTATGCATAAAAAGCGAATTGGCCATGAATTACTTGAACATTGTGAAGAGCACGTGAAAACGATGGGCGGAAAATTGCTCGTTGTTGAAACGTCATCACAACCGAAGTACGAACCAACTCGACGATTCTATCTTCGGCATCAATATAAAGAAGCGGCGCGGATCAAAGATTATTATGCACAGGATGACGACCTCGTCATCTATTCTAAATACTTCTAA
- a CDS encoding DUF1080 domain-containing protein: MWNGEDVKGWELVTNSAANIDSVYKIESDSVLVVAGNPIGYLATIDSYNNYKLHLEYRWPLDAVKNSNSGVFIHIASGPIDRNTWPLCFQIQTKITRAGDLLLMAGAKFDEPLSTVPETKTILLECQKPDSERPVGEWNIVGIICCDSTIECLMNGIGQNHITNCRPHAEKIGIQLKGVPFELRNIWLTQLN; the protein is encoded by the coding sequence ATCTGGAACGGCGAAGATGTGAAAGGTTGGGAACTCGTAACCAATTCTGCTGCCAATATAGACTCTGTTTATAAAATTGAATCCGATAGTGTACTTGTTGTCGCTGGCAATCCCATTGGTTATCTTGCAACTATCGATTCATATAATAACTATAAACTCCACTTAGAGTACCGATGGCCGCTTGACGCTGTTAAAAATAGCAACAGCGGTGTGTTTATCCACATTGCGTCCGGGCCGATTGATCGAAATACATGGCCTTTGTGCTTTCAGATTCAGACGAAGATCACGCGTGCTGGCGACTTGCTTCTGATGGCTGGTGCGAAATTCGACGAACCACTATCCACCGTTCCTGAAACCAAGACGATTCTGCTTGAATGCCAGAAACCTGACAGCGAAAGGCCCGTCGGCGAATGGAACATCGTCGGTATCATTTGTTGTGACAGCACCATTGAGTGTTTGATGAACGGCATTGGTCAAAATCATATAACCAATTGCCGGCCGCATGCCGAAAAGATAGGCATCCAGCTCAAAGGAGTTCCATTCGAATTACGCAATATTTGGTTGACACAACTTAACTAA
- a CDS encoding ATP-grasp domain-containing protein encodes MAHIAVVFNEPTIATEKGRMFISAEGQVGALATHSEIVSTMPSYLVDMSEVGVIEEREQVEKALQHKGYRTSLFNIDGNIKRLINFIEVQKPDIIFNLCESLMGESLHEMHVAGIYELMNIPYTGAATLALGTCLNKVRTKEILQAHGIPTARHLISAKVEACHIDDARLHFPFIVKPIHEDASIGIVNSSVVYDIQSLQKQIAYILKTFNEPALVEEYIEGRELNVAIIGNEQPTLLPISEIDFSKLPSGYPKIVTYNAKWVEGSPEYDGTVGTCPAQLEPSVEQRVREVALRAYQLMEIRDYARVDIRLDAANTPYVLEVNPNPDISCDAGFARSARTAGMTFDDMIVKIVETALERSRR; translated from the coding sequence ATGGCACATATTGCAGTTGTTTTTAATGAGCCGACTATTGCGACAGAGAAAGGGCGGATGTTCATATCTGCAGAAGGACAGGTGGGTGCCCTTGCGACTCATTCGGAAATAGTTAGCACGATGCCAAGTTATTTAGTTGATATGTCGGAAGTTGGCGTAATCGAAGAGCGTGAGCAAGTTGAAAAAGCGCTTCAACATAAAGGATATCGTACTTCTCTCTTTAATATTGATGGCAACATCAAACGTCTTATTAATTTTATAGAAGTGCAAAAACCTGATATTATATTCAATTTATGCGAATCACTGATGGGAGAATCGCTTCACGAGATGCACGTTGCCGGCATTTATGAATTGATGAATATTCCCTACACAGGAGCCGCAACGCTTGCACTAGGGACATGTTTGAATAAGGTCCGCACGAAAGAAATTCTTCAGGCACATGGAATACCGACCGCACGGCACCTCATTTCCGCGAAGGTTGAAGCCTGCCATATCGATGACGCACGTTTACACTTTCCATTTATTGTCAAGCCAATTCACGAAGATGCGAGCATTGGTATTGTGAATTCATCTGTAGTGTATGATATTCAATCGCTTCAGAAGCAGATTGCCTATATTTTAAAAACCTTCAACGAACCGGCGCTTGTGGAGGAATATATTGAAGGAAGAGAATTGAATGTTGCCATCATCGGTAACGAGCAGCCGACATTGCTGCCGATTTCTGAAATTGATTTTTCAAAATTACCGTCTGGCTATCCTAAGATTGTCACCTATAATGCTAAATGGGTTGAGGGTTCGCCGGAATATGATGGTACTGTTGGAACATGCCCGGCACAGCTTGAGCCAAGTGTAGAACAACGCGTGCGGGAAGTTGCATTGCGTGCGTATCAATTAATGGAAATTCGAGATTATGCACGCGTAGATATCCGGCTTGATGCTGCGAATACACCGTACGTTTTAGAAGTGAATCCCAATCCGGATATTTCATGTGATGCTGGTTTTGCCCGTTCAGCCCGCACGGCTGGAATGACTTTTGACGATATGATTGTGAAAATAGTAGAAACCGCACTTGAGCGGTCGCGGCGTTAA
- a CDS encoding ABC transporter ATP-binding protein has product MKLWVGHKERLIAKVPCDSDCAVVAEGLTKKFGKFVAVDHVSFKVKRGEVFGFLGPNGAGKSTTIRMLCGLFSPTEGSASVGGFDIATQPDEVKSRIGYMSQRFSLYEDLTVEQNINFYGGIYGLDGMRLEERKRWAIEMAGLSGKETMLAHALSGGWRQRLALGCSILHEPPILFLDEPTGGVDPVSRRNFWDLIYDLSHSGVTVFVTTHYMDEAEHCNTIGLIYNGKLISIGSPTELKHGLDRYAIFEVQSSNPVDAMELLRSQTWVAETSIFGSAFHVSTLDEPDAQKKIRRLLTKEHMTADRIDQIIPSLEDVFINRIAEEDARKYGALN; this is encoded by the coding sequence GTGAAGCTGTGGGTTGGTCACAAAGAACGACTTATTGCAAAAGTACCGTGTGATAGTGATTGTGCTGTCGTTGCCGAAGGGCTGACGAAGAAGTTCGGCAAGTTTGTTGCAGTTGATCATGTGAGCTTCAAAGTGAAGCGGGGAGAGGTATTCGGATTTCTGGGACCGAATGGAGCGGGCAAGTCAACAACAATCCGAATGCTCTGCGGACTATTTTCACCCACAGAAGGATCGGCCAGTGTTGGAGGATTTGATATTGCAACTCAGCCTGACGAAGTGAAATCACGCATTGGATATATGTCGCAGCGATTTTCTTTGTATGAAGATCTCACGGTCGAGCAGAACATTAACTTTTACGGCGGTATCTATGGTCTTGACGGCATGCGGTTAGAAGAACGCAAGCGTTGGGCTATCGAGATGGCTGGATTGAGCGGTAAGGAAACAATGCTGGCGCATGCACTTTCAGGCGGATGGCGGCAGAGATTGGCATTAGGATGTTCCATCCTTCACGAGCCGCCTATTTTATTTCTTGATGAACCAACGGGCGGTGTTGATCCGGTTTCTCGCCGCAATTTTTGGGATTTGATTTACGACTTGTCACACAGCGGCGTCACAGTCTTTGTTACCACGCATTATATGGATGAAGCGGAACATTGCAATACGATAGGTTTGATTTACAACGGAAAACTCATTTCCATCGGATCTCCAACGGAGTTAAAGCACGGCCTTGATCGCTACGCTATTTTTGAAGTTCAGAGCAGTAATCCGGTGGATGCGATGGAACTGTTGCGCAGTCAAACGTGGGTTGCTGAAACATCGATATTTGGCTCAGCATTTCATGTGAGCACGTTGGACGAACCGGACGCGCAGAAAAAGATACGCCGGCTGCTTACAAAAGAACACATGACAGCAGATCGTATCGACCAAATTATCCCGTCTCTCGAAGACGTATTTATCAATAGGATTGCCGAAGAAGATGCACGCAAGTACGGAGCCCTCAATTGA
- a CDS encoding TolC family protein: MKMKFLIISFVLIHQVYAQQNVQPIRLADCIALALGKNPSLQISGAKVQAAEARSSEAATALLPQLKLSGRVAELSTIDAFGLTLGPPINMSMVLFPSITENYSLKLSLQQPLFTGFKLQKNREMAELNASAVREEWTKDQAELVLNVITAYWNFYRAIKVEEVIRQSVEQMSEHLKDVTNMSQQGMATDADVMKVQVQLSDVKVKQLEARNAMRLTSMALNSLMRNTLETEITPSDTPAISQNPGTTLLSENLSTLQTLALKRRPELKSMQLRRDMSSAGVTAAKGGWYPQIFLAANYDYARPNQRIIPPKDQWDGTWDIGVNFQWNIWDWYATGHQTAQAEAVLRQSEASVVQLNDAVSLDVAQQYFNAQTAKEKVGVASGGMEQAQESFRMTSEKYKHGLSSNTDMLDAETALLQSRLTHTQAVVDCMLALARLKKAVGENQ; the protein is encoded by the coding sequence ATGAAAATGAAATTCTTGATAATATCGTTTGTGTTGATACATCAAGTGTATGCACAGCAGAATGTCCAGCCCATCCGCTTAGCTGATTGTATTGCTCTGGCATTAGGAAAGAATCCATCTCTCCAAATAAGCGGAGCAAAAGTACAGGCGGCGGAAGCACGTTCTTCTGAGGCGGCAACAGCGTTATTGCCGCAGCTTAAACTCAGCGGAAGAGTCGCCGAACTGAGTACAATCGACGCATTCGGATTGACACTTGGGCCGCCGATCAATATGTCCATGGTCCTATTTCCGTCTATCACTGAAAACTATTCTTTGAAGCTTTCGCTACAACAACCGTTGTTCACCGGATTTAAGCTTCAAAAGAATCGTGAGATGGCAGAGCTCAATGCCAGTGCTGTACGCGAAGAATGGACAAAGGATCAAGCAGAGTTAGTTCTGAATGTTATTACAGCATATTGGAATTTCTACCGTGCAATTAAAGTTGAAGAGGTGATCCGACAATCTGTTGAACAAATGTCGGAACATCTGAAAGATGTGACGAACATGTCGCAGCAAGGAATGGCGACCGATGCTGATGTGATGAAAGTGCAGGTACAACTTTCTGATGTGAAGGTGAAACAGCTCGAAGCACGGAATGCGATGAGACTTACCTCGATGGCACTCAATAGTCTGATGAGAAATACTCTTGAGACCGAGATAACGCCAAGTGATACACCTGCAATTTCACAAAATCCAGGCACAACACTACTGAGTGAAAATCTATCTACGCTTCAAACTCTTGCACTTAAACGCCGTCCGGAACTGAAGTCAATGCAATTACGGCGGGATATGAGCAGTGCTGGAGTAACCGCCGCAAAAGGCGGCTGGTATCCGCAAATATTTCTTGCCGCGAACTATGACTATGCCCGGCCGAATCAACGCATCATTCCCCCAAAAGACCAATGGGATGGAACGTGGGATATCGGTGTCAACTTTCAATGGAACATTTGGGATTGGTATGCTACTGGCCATCAGACAGCACAAGCAGAAGCAGTTTTGCGTCAAAGCGAAGCAAGTGTGGTGCAGCTCAACGATGCAGTATCGTTGGATGTCGCTCAGCAATATTTTAATGCGCAGACAGCAAAGGAAAAAGTCGGTGTTGCTTCCGGCGGTATGGAGCAAGCACAGGAATCATTTCGTATGACATCAGAAAAGTATAAACATGGCTTGAGTTCCAATACAGACATGCTTGATGCTGAGACTGCTCTCTTGCAGTCAAGGCTGACGCACACTCAAGCCGTCGTTGATTGCATGCTTGCATTGGCTCGATTGAAAAAAGCGGTAGGAGAAAATCAGTGA
- a CDS encoding efflux RND transporter periplasmic adaptor subunit produces the protein MKNIIAVILCAGFLLGCSSHDGETISATGTIEATEVTLSAQAGGQVKRIIADEGDVVRSGDTLLIIDNTDWVYQLEQARGGYEMAEAQFRLAIKGAREEDVIQSEANYKNAETDLKRMEELYRAKSVSEKQLDDARTRFTVSQQMWEKMKNGSRQEEIDAARARRDQTKAQMASLQKKVNDCVVTAQVGGTVTKRFVEQGELASTGMALYRVSDLSTMDITIYVSESNLPKVKLNQKAIVNIDAFQNKDYEGKVTFISSTAEFTPKNIQTKEERTKLVFSVKVKVPNPDGTLKAGIPADVTLQVAHE, from the coding sequence ATGAAAAATATTATAGCCGTTATATTATGTGCCGGTTTTCTTCTCGGATGCAGTTCGCACGATGGAGAAACCATCTCCGCAACCGGGACGATCGAAGCAACAGAAGTGACTCTGAGCGCGCAGGCGGGTGGCCAGGTCAAACGTATTATTGCAGATGAAGGAGATGTTGTTCGAAGTGGCGACACGCTCCTCATTATTGATAATACAGATTGGGTATATCAACTGGAACAAGCGCGAGGCGGATATGAGATGGCGGAAGCACAATTTCGGCTTGCTATAAAAGGCGCGCGAGAAGAAGATGTCATCCAATCCGAAGCAAACTACAAAAACGCGGAAACTGACCTGAAGCGAATGGAAGAACTTTATCGTGCGAAGAGTGTCTCGGAGAAACAATTAGATGATGCACGGACACGGTTCACCGTAAGTCAGCAGATGTGGGAAAAAATGAAAAATGGTTCTCGACAGGAAGAGATCGATGCAGCTCGTGCCCGCCGCGATCAAACGAAGGCGCAAATGGCATCTCTTCAGAAAAAAGTAAATGATTGCGTCGTTACTGCACAGGTTGGTGGAACTGTAACAAAACGGTTTGTGGAACAAGGAGAACTTGCCAGTACTGGCATGGCGCTTTATCGTGTTTCGGATCTTTCAACGATGGATATTACAATCTATGTGTCAGAATCGAATCTTCCCAAAGTCAAATTGAATCAGAAAGCGATTGTCAATATCGATGCATTTCAAAATAAGGATTATGAAGGCAAGGTAACGTTCATTTCCTCAACAGCGGAATTCACTCCAAAGAATATTCAAACAAAAGAAGAACGAACAAAGTTAGTGTTCAGCGTAAAAGTGAAAGTTCCTAATCCCGATGGCACACTTAAAGCTGGAATTCCGGCAGATGTTACACTGCAAGTAGCACATGAGTAA
- a CDS encoding ABC transporter permease, whose product MPLVSLNILPIVRKEFRQIKRDKRILSVLLFIPALMLLMFGYALNFDVKHTSMAVYDEDRTSVSREFIEQFFISEYFTKVQTLESKAEINNLLDGEQVRVVLVVPSTFTKDIQRGRAASVQVIVDGTNSNAAATVLGYISAIIQQYSVKVMTESFVRMGRQNITMPIDFEPRVWYNPELKSAKFLVPGFIAFILMVTAVISTALAIVRERELGTMEQLMVSPIKPIELILGKTIPYTIISSFATIAILFLGYILFDVSIKGSILLLSLVTFIFLVGSLGMGILISTLVETQQLAFMIAVIVSMLPTFILSGFVFPIRNMPIIIQAITYILPARYFLVALRAIILKGAGLSAFWDQAFMLIIYAVIMISVSSLRMRKILA is encoded by the coding sequence ATGCCACTTGTATCGCTGAACATTCTTCCAATTGTGCGAAAAGAATTTCGTCAGATCAAACGCGATAAACGCATACTGAGTGTGCTGTTGTTTATTCCGGCATTGATGCTGTTGATGTTTGGTTACGCGCTGAACTTTGATGTTAAACACACTTCGATGGCAGTGTACGACGAAGATCGAACCAGTGTCAGCAGGGAATTTATTGAGCAATTTTTTATTTCAGAATATTTTACCAAAGTTCAAACTCTGGAAAGCAAAGCAGAGATCAACAACCTGCTCGATGGAGAACAGGTTCGTGTTGTGCTGGTCGTTCCTTCCACGTTCACAAAAGATATACAGCGCGGACGCGCTGCCTCTGTGCAGGTGATCGTCGATGGCACAAACTCGAATGCAGCAGCGACTGTCCTCGGATATATCAGTGCCATTATACAACAATACTCTGTGAAAGTGATGACGGAATCTTTCGTCAGAATGGGACGCCAAAATATTACGATGCCAATCGATTTCGAGCCGCGTGTTTGGTACAACCCTGAATTAAAGAGTGCAAAATTCTTAGTGCCGGGATTCATTGCTTTTATCCTCATGGTGACAGCAGTCATTTCAACTGCTTTGGCGATTGTGCGCGAACGCGAGCTCGGAACAATGGAGCAGCTCATGGTTTCGCCTATTAAACCTATTGAATTAATATTGGGCAAGACAATTCCCTACACGATCATTTCCTCGTTTGCCACCATCGCAATTTTGTTTCTTGGTTACATTCTGTTTGATGTCAGTATTAAGGGCAGTATTCTCTTGCTATCGCTCGTGACATTTATATTTCTTGTGGGCAGTTTGGGAATGGGAATATTGATCTCCACACTCGTCGAGACACAGCAGCTTGCGTTTATGATTGCGGTCATTGTTTCTATGCTGCCAACGTTTATTCTTTCCGGATTTGTTTTTCCTATCCGCAACATGCCGATCATTATTCAAGCCATAACATATATATTGCCCGCACGATATTTCTTGGTTGCTCTCCGTGCCATCATCTTGAAAGGCGCCGGCTTAAGCGCTTTCTGGGATCAAGCATTCATGCTCATCATCTATGCTGTTATTATGATCAGCGTCAGTTCGCTGCGCATGCGGAAGATCCTTGCTTAG